One Rhea pennata isolate bPtePen1 chromosome 3, bPtePen1.pri, whole genome shotgun sequence DNA segment encodes these proteins:
- the GPATCH11 gene encoding G patch domain-containing protein 11 has product MEEEEEEDYMSDSFIKQDVRPGLPMVRRMKEAIQKEEKQKEANEKNRQKSIKEEEKERRDLVLKSALGSENRGFALLQKMGYKSGQALGKTGEGIVEPILLNIKTGRSGLGHEEFKKRKAEEKLENYRKKLHMKKKANEQAADQFRIRVKNKQEERKMEGDLRKSQRACQQLDTQKDIGVPKEIWYWTEPEEEEKKDEEEKEDECTSSDFSVSEKLQILTAYLREEHFYCIWCGITYEDSEDLSSNCPGDSAADHD; this is encoded by the exons atggaggaagaggaggaggaggattacATGTCTGATTCGTTTATTAA ACAGGACGTAAGGCCAGGCTTGCCCATGGTGAGGCGGATGAAAGAAGCTattcagaaagaagagaagcaaaaagaagcCAAcgagaaaaacaggcaaaagagtataaaagaagaagaaaaagagagacgTGATTTGGTGCTGAAAAGTGCATTAGGCAGTGAGAACAGaggctttgctttgctccagaAGATGGGCTACAAGAGCGGCCAGGCCCTTGGCAAAACTG GAGAAGGCATTGTTGAACCTATTCTACTGAACATAAAAACAG GCAGAAGTGGGCTTGGTCATGAGGAATTCAAAAAGcgaaaagctgaagaaaaactggaaaactacagaaaaaaacttcatatgaaaaagaaagcaaatgaacaagCTGCAGATCAGTTCAG aataagagtcaaaaacaaacaagaagaaCGTAAAATGGAAGGGGACCTTCGAAAAAGCCAGAGGGCCTGCCAGCAGTTAGATACGCAAAAG GATATTGGTGTTCCCAAGGAGATTTGGTATTGGACAGAacctgaagaggaagagaaaaaggatgaagaggagaaggaagatgaaTGCACAAGTTCAGACTTCAGT GTATCAGAAAAGTTACAGATCCTGACGGCCTATTTAAGAGAAGaacatttttactgcatttgGTGTGGAATAACCTATGAAG ATTCTGAAGATTTATCTTCAAACTGCCCTGGAGACAGTGCTGCAGACCATGACTGA